The Spinacia oleracea cultivar Varoflay chromosome 2, BTI_SOV_V1, whole genome shotgun sequence DNA segment TCTGgggttttgttatttttttttttttgcttgttCCCCATATCATATTTGACTTGAATTCATGTTTTCTTATGCAATTGATGTTAGTCTATGTGCCCATATCAAAATTAGGGCAACCCATTTGCAGTTTATCATAAATGGTTTTGCTCTCTGCTTGTGCAAGAACTGATTTTTCCCAATTTACCCGGGTTGTTTGCCCATGTAAAATCGTCCCGCCAGGGGCGGTTTGTTTGAATGGAAGCTGGGATTGTGGGTTTTATGTGTTTGGGTGTTATAGAAGTAAGAGGAGGAGGTGTTTTGGGGTTAATTCGAAAAAGAGTTCGAGTAGAAAATGGGTTTTTCGCGCTTGTGCTGTTTCCAGTGATGGCGGGGGTACTAATTTTAATGTAGATATAGGTACTAATTCTGCTAGGGGAGGTGCTAAAAGTGTAGTTCTAAGTCGGTTTTCAGATGAATTCGacaatgatgatggtgatgatgctaGTAGGGATTTGTCACAAGAATCTATCCAATTGGGTTCTGGTTTTACCAATTTTCAGCAAGACCCAATTGTGGATAAGCTCAGGACGCAACTAGGAGTGATTCATCCTATGCCTACACCTCCGATAAATCGGACTGTTTTCAGCTTGTTTGTGTTCTTCTTCTTTGTTGGGGTTGTTTTTGACAAGCTATGGACGCGGTTAAAGAGGAAAAAGACCGATACTCAGCTTGCTTTGTGGCGGCAAACACCCTTGACTTTTTCGATGTTTTTAGAGAAGGATTTGCAGAGGAAGGAGTCGGTAGAATGGGTGAATATGGTGCTAGGAAAGTTGTGGCAGGTTTACAGACCTGGTCTTGAAAACTGGATAGTTGGTTTGTTACAACCTGTTATTGACAATATAGCAAAACCGGATTATGTACAACGAGTGGAGGTGAAGCAGTTCTCGTTGGGCGATGAGCCTCTGTCTGTTAGAAGTGTGGAACGCAGAACATCTCGCCGCATGAATGACTTGCAGTAAGTAATCTTAGTTTTagctatgtttttttttttttttttaatgttttctgTGTGTTGTCCTTAATCACTTCTGTGGCTATGGTCTTCTATCCTGAATGAAGTTGGATGAGAAAAAGGTTGATATTGATGAGCTGTTTGTTGAAAAACTATGCGTACCTTTTAAGAATGCCTGATATAATATTCTTGTTTATTACTGAGTGTTTTATTTAGTTCTGCTCATGTACATTGATCTGTTACTTGATGCTTTTTCACATTCCAAAATCAAATGAGGTGTTGCAGCATTGTGTAATCTTAAGTACTGTCcccttaaaaaaaacaaaaaacacagGAAAAGCCTTGGAGAGTTGGAGATGTGAAGGAGAAGACTATTCTTCAGCTTTTCTGCCTCATCTTTACCTTGCCATGCTAAGAGTACAGAGTGTAATTCATATGTCCAAGCTTTTACTTGGAGGTCATAATTATGGCTGAGAAATAAACTGTGTCATTGTACACTTTACTTTTGTACTGTCATTCGCGTATTTTGGAGATACGAGTATTCTAGTTAGATTTTGGATCGCTATTTGAGTTTTTAGTATTTTACGTAGTGAGTACAAGTTTAACTTAGTTATTAGTCCCCCCCGCCCCCTCCCCGGGGTGGATGCCTGAGACTGCCTCAGGATTTGGGATACAGCATCAGTTTCATACATTATTTATTATGACTTTGCAATTTCTAAACGTAGTCCAAGCTATTGGGCATGTTGTGTTACAAGCTTGCTGTAGGAGAATTATGGTATTGTTGTTTCATGTTTTATTGAAGTTTACGTTTTAGGATAGTGTATGTTAAGCACCACATCTGCTAACATACTAGGCAGAAGGAGGAAGTGGGTCCTTGTGGACGACCACAAGAGATAAAATCTTGGTTCAAACAGCCGACCCATTCTTCTGGGATTAGGACTTTGGCATTCTTTGTTTGTGCTCAGTATCTTGGCAGATTCTGGGTGGGATGGTTGACATCAAGACTGGAAATTTGCACTTGAATTTGGCTGAAGGGTCTCTCATAGCCTAATGTGAATTGGTAAAAGTTTTGAAACGTAAAGATCTTAGTAATTCAGCATTTGTATCTTTTGATTCTGTCTAGGTACCAAATTGGCCTTCGATACACTGGCGGGGCTCGTATGCTTTTAATGCTCTCACTGAAATTCGGTATACTTCCCATTGTTGTGCCAGTTGGTGTTCGGGATTTTGATATTGATGGGGAACTTTGGGTGAAACTACGGTTAATACCCACAGAGCCATGGGTTGGAGCTGTTTCATGGGCCTTTGTTGACCTTCcgaaaataaagttcgaattgtCACCATTTCGATTGTTCAATTTAATGGGTAAGTCATTTTTTGTGGTCTGTGATATTTCCCAGCACGCAAAATTGTCGCTTATTAGATGAAAAGCTTTATGGTCCACTAGCTTAAGGTTTGACTCAGAATGTCTGATATGATATCTATGACTACTTTATGAGATGCTTCATCCATTACTCCTctgtttctttttatttttcattcacTTTTTAAGTCGAACTTCTACTGCGCTACAAAAGAAATATACTTGTAGATTTGTGCTAAATTGTCTTTCATAATACTCCATCTCATTTTAGTGGCTTACACTTTTCGTCACTCCTGCTTCTTtggaatatttatttttgttgggACCACTTTATGGTGTGTTCACACTACTTCAATCCTTTCTTCTTAATAAGCGTGCCAAAAAGAaaagtcaaaattaaaatcaaattgAGGGAGTAACTTAATTTGTAAATTTGCTGTTAACATCATTGGTATTTAAGAGTAGTCTCCTATGAGACCGCCTTATGCATAAGACCGCTGATGTCTAACATTTAAAAGCATAAATATATGATGACAAAATTTAACTATTAGAATAAAAACTATAACTGTTTGATTAGAAACTAGAACTATTTGATTGGAAATATAGTAGATAGAACATAACTATTTGATCTCAATGCATAACTATTTGATTAAAAAGTACAACTATTTGGTACAAAGTTGGTCTTATGAATAAGATCGTTTTATAAGTTTTAGTATTTAAGATGTTGGACAACCACCTAGCAAGTCATGCTTATTTAGATATTTCACACCTGAGGCACCAAGTACTAACGTCGTATTTTTCTTGTTGGGGCACATGGGGCAATACCAGCGATACCCGTCCTTTCAACGTAAGTATGAATCCTTTCTTTTATTAAATTTTGCCCATAGTATGTTTGAAACGTGATTCAACTTTATTAAAGCAATTCATCAATAGATAGGAATCAATGTACATACTACTAAAGTAATACCCATATACTCCCGAGTATCTTTCTGCGCCAACTAGGCTATATGCTCTAATTGTTTGTAATTTTTGCACCGCTGTCTGTCAACAGCTTCTTGACAAAACTGCTGACTGAAGATTTACCAAGACTCTTTGTCCGCCCAAAGAAGATTGTTTTAGATTTTCAGAAAGGGGAAGCTGTTGGGCCTGTGCCTACTGATTTGAAATCTAAGGATGCTcaagagaaaaataaagattCTGTTGGAGAGCTGTCAGTGACTCTTGTAGATGCTCGTAATCTCTCATATGTACTGTACGGTATGATCCCTTCCATTTTGCTGAATATAGAGAATTTGAATCTCATCCGTTCATTGGATTCTCTATTACTTGAATTTTGCTCTGTCGATTGTTGTCTTCTTTGCAAGAGAATTTATCATTATACAATTCAGGTAAGACGGATCCTTATGTTGTTTTGCGCATGGGAGACAAAAAAATACGCAGTAAGAAGAATAGTCAAACCACCGTCATAGGACCGCCTGGTGAACCGATCTGGAACCAAGACTTCAATATGCTTGTTGCAGATCCTAAAAAACAGAGATTGTACGTTGAAGTTGTGGACTCTCTTGGCTTTGGATATATGACAATTGGTAAAGGAGAGGTATTGTTCTTAGGATGGTTTCTACATTGTTGAacttatttttgcatttattcCATACACTAAGTTTGTTACGTTTATAAGTTCCTAATCTACTTTGGATAGAGTTAGTGTCTCTCTtctttgtttgttgtttcaagGGGTATATAATCTTGATTACTAGATGATGGTAGAGTCACTCACTAAAAAAATTGTGGTGTCGCAAAAGCCGCATCTCGTGGGTGTTACATCGTGCTTTAGAATACATTTTCAGGTTGTAGTTGAAGAAAACTTTAAAGTATAAGAGGTTCAAAACATTTGTAGTGAGACTAGTGACTAAAATATGGGTGttaatttttcttgtttgttAATAGTATCAATATGCATAACGGCTTTAGTAATGGATTGTGGCAGATGATGCGGGAACATAATGGTATATAGTGGACGTCACTGTTTGCTTTCAAAACACATAATCCCTCCGTTCTTATATATTAGTCCCTTTTGACTTTTTTCAcccgtttcaactcaatatttaaacgtaaatatctcaaAATATGTACGTTTACGATACAGGAAAATTTGAATGGCGAAATATGCATTCCTCACATATTGGAGATCCTTTAATTTCCTTCATAAATCACTTTTGCCTGTCTTAGTGGGTTTCGTTCATCTGGTTACGTGCATAAATGGTATTAGTATAAAAAGATTGACTTGTTGCACCACTTTACATGCATCTAGTAAAAGTACAAGATATGAAGAGGGCTTTGCTAAGATTTCCTCATCTATAGGAGAATGATTAAAACATCTGATAGAAGGTGCAAGGTTATGCTTTTCCTTAGAAAGCTTGTGGTTTATTTggaaggaaaatttggtaatattaatccaacatttgaccgattttcttttattaagcctatctacgacatatttttaataatcccactttTACTACCCAACGATCTTTATTGGGCCCAATAGGTCATAAACCTGTTGTAGGCGGTAATATTCCCTAtgtggcagtactctctctctctcttctccctCGATATATTcggtcatcatcatcaattcatcaccatctcgttgactttttcaccggttaccggtcacttaagcccaataaaagtcgttgggtagtaaatgtgagattattaaaaaatatgtcgtaggtgggagtaataaaagaaaatcggccaaaggttggattaatattaccgaATTTTCCTATTTGgaattaaattttttaacttagagtattattttttattgcAGTTTTAGCTCATATCTGTCTCCAAGGATTTGTTATTTGATCTCCCTTAAacctaaaaaacaaaaaacattcCTGATTTTATTTGAGAGAACAACCTTCAGATATCATCAGGTGTGTTTCTGCTATCTGGTCGAAAGTAAATTCTTCTCTGGATCTCTGCAACCCCTCATGTGGCGAGCTTATAGAAATCTTGGCATAAATTTGAAATCCTGTTATATCGTAATCATCATAAGTCTGTCACATTTTGAATGAGATTCTTCCTTAACCTTTGTTTGAGTAAACCTATGTTTCTAATTCCCATATAACCCTAGGTGCCTCTAAGATGTGGTTTTCGGTTTTCCTTAGCAGTTTCTGCTAGTTGCTCCTACCTCCCTATCTCTGTTACATTTATGAGGCTGTGAACTTATGAGTACTGTTTATTAATTCTTGTGAAATTGCTCTCTTTGTGAGGCTCCCAAAAGCCTTGTCTCCACTAGTTTGGGGCAGGATTGCATACATTTAGCAACTGGGATGCCAAGGCAACATCTGTAGATATTGCCAGGATTGCATACAGTGTACTTTGTCCGGTATCCACCTTCCTGTTCTTTTTcccattattttttttaaaagatctCTTGGCTTTTATAGGAGGAGTCAAGTCTTGGTCAATTATTGACGCATTATTTTGGTGGTGAAATTCTTTCTCACATATGATGGCATCCCTTTTCCTCTATTTGTGCTTGAGCCTGTGTATGTATGTGTTTGTGCATGGAATTTCCTTACATGCAACATGACACAGAATATGGTGGTTTTACAAGTTATTCCTGACGCTTTGGCCAAATCTCAGGTTGATTTAGGTACTCTCCAAGACACAGTACCAACAGATACGGTTGTTGCCTTGACAGGAGGGTGGAATTTGTTTAGAAAGAGAAATTGCGGTGAAGTTCTTCTCCGGTTGACATATAAAGCATATGtggaagatgaagaagaggagggGACAAAAGCACAAGTAGCTGACTCAGTAATTTCAGAGGATGACGGTTCTGATGCTGATGAACCTGATCTTACTTACAAGCAAATGCCAGAGAATTTTATGCGAAATAAAGATAAAGAATCATTTATGGATGTTCTTGCTGCACTAATTGTGAGTGAGGAATTTCAAGGAATAGTAACATCTGAAACTGGAAACGCAAAAGTTGCAGATGATGTTACTAGTATAGGTACCACTTCTCCAAAGTCACAAGGCCTTGCAGCTGAACCCTTGGTGGATAGCGGAGTAGAAagttctaaaggtaagattgtTTATACTTTCTAGTACTGGTGGGTGAAGTTTATTTGTCTGGTACTTTTATCTAATTGTCAAGGACTTGGGTGTTGTAGGATCTGCGCTATTTTGGCTGGCTGTGATTACCAGTATTGCGGTTGTAATTGCCCTCAATGTTGGCGGACCAAGTATCTTTAATCCCTGATTTTTCTCCAGAGGCGTATAAATGCCAGTTTTTGCTTTTTTCACGAAGGTGAGTGATACCCCAAATTTTGTTATCATTctttttacttctttttttgCGTGTCTCACATGCTTCTTTGATGGGCATTGTCTTTTTTGCATTGAGGGAGTAACTGTTCATGTATATTTATACACTGACATCCATCTTTGCTCTGTCCACCTTAATCTGCTGTTTGTCCAGCCTCAGTAACTGATTCACATCAATGTTCAACATATGTTAACCGTTGTGAAGTCCGTTTATGTTGACCCATTTTGTTTGGGCCTCATTTTCCACAGGCACTAATagcccgtttggtagccggtaataaatggtgggaatgagaataaatctaagtgttatttggcaagaaaaattacaTCATGATGCCCATGGTAATGAAACTTTATCTCAAACTTGgtgttttcttcataaatttgcattcccacCTAATACCACTCCCCAAATGGTAATGGGTGGTAATGAAAATTAATGAAGAAAAAGAGATAAGTTTGAGTGAACTAGCATTATTATGAAAATGcatattgattttccttacaaatttacatacaaattcattcccattGACACATTTATGGCCGGCTACTAAACGAGCCGTAAGAGTTGAGTCAGCCTTGAATGGCATATATACATTTGGTATTCTAGTTGCAACTGCGCTTCATTATAAAGAAGTTTGTTATTAAACAGTTTGTAACCTTATTTGGTTGCTGGAAAAGTAATTTAAAATTTACAGGTTCTTCTTtctgcctgatgaatttgctaaAGGTAGAACCCGAGTATGAGAGACATGTGAGATAGACACTTCTAGGATGACATTGAAAGAAAATGTTTTTCTGAAATCGTAAGGTATCGTGCCCAGTATCCCACAGAGGTCATCATAGAATCGAATTCAACTCCCAAACAAAAATTGTTGTTTTCTTTTCTAAAGAAATTTGTCTTTGTGAACATTGAGTGACTCAGATTTGGGGTCTTCAAATTACCGGGTGCATCAAGCAGTATCCAAGGGCTCTTCTGGTATCATTTTTGCTTCTTATCTTCACATTGAAAATTGATCAAGGTGCTTCGTTTCCTTCGACCAAATCGTGATGGTGGAAAATTTCAACTACAGAGAACTTGCAATGGTTATTGATGTGTATCGAGACTCTTATATGATATTGCTATTTTATAGTTCGGATTTATTTCTGCATGCTTTCTTTTGTGTACGTGTGTGCGTACGCACCATTTGTTGTGTGTACATAATGATCTTATTTTGCATAGTTTCTGAATGGGAACGAATTCATATTGGCAGGCTGCAGTTATTCTTTGAAGGAGCTGAAGGTGATACACCTCATATTGGCTGCTAAGTAAGTGCTAAGTAGCTATGCAAATTGGTGTAAATCCCTGCTGAGTTAATAATTCCTTCGGCCCGCCCGAAAAATAATTGTTTGGTTGGGGAATTTTGTGGCCCATCCCCTTAATAGGCGTTCAAATTGTAAATCCTATATcccttttctatttattttctttctttcttgtaACTTAAACTTTTGCTGCTATCATAAAAACCACAGGTAGTTCGAATCGATACACCATACAGCCGCACTTGAACATTTTCTTGATTTTTAGTACACAGTACACTCCATCGAATATTGACTAGAAATATAGGggattttcacaaaaaaaaaagtaagtattcacaaattcttatttaaagatggtgtataataaatatttacATCTAAGTAAAAGTTAATTCAAAATGTTTAAGAGTTATTTCTTATATacatgtaaaagttatttaatttttaggtgacaaaaattttcattttaataaaaattttcttttcaaaatcaaagttaATCATTTaaacctttaaaatgtttatttattaacTTTTTCTATATTAATAATATAGTAAAAGTTCATTAAAACTGAATAAAAGTTATCAACTTATCACAGTGTAAATAAATTTATTCTATATTTCATTTAATCCTTGAGTTAACTAGAAATATAGGGGATTTTCACACAAAAAGGAAGTAAgtattcacaaattcttatttaaagacggtgtataataaatatttatatCTAAGTAAAAGTTAATTCAAAATGTTTAAGAGTTATTTCTTATATATATGTAAATGTTATCTAATTTTTAGGTGAGAAAAATTTTCATTCTAATAAAAATAttcatttcaaaatcaaagttaaccatttaatcctttaaaatgtttagttattaacttttttttcattaataatatagtaaaagttaattaaaactgAATAAAAGTTATCAACTTATCACAGTGTAAATAAATTTATTCTATATTTCATTTAATccttgagttaacttttacttcgatgtacaatatttatcgtacaaccCTTATAAATAACAATTTGTGAAAACCAAAATGATGAAAATATATCATTTTGGGATCTTTGGGGATCTTGGAATAGTCCTCAGGTTGAGGCCGTTGAGCTATTACAAATTAATCAAGGATTACGACTTGGCAGAAATTATCGAGGGGTGGCCACTGCCAGGTGGGATAACGAACTAACGAACGAGGGTGATGGTATAGAGAGAGATGGCCACACAATCCTCAAATCATTTGTGGACTATTCCGTAATTATTTGTGCTCGATCATAATGTGCACgttgtttatatttttttttttttttttttttttggtgttagcacccggttcatccTTAGGGTTAATCcagattcggggcgagttctgggtggttaggttccagtcccctcccaattgttgttgcgggggatcgaacacgggttctccctaccaagttcagcctcaatcaccactgaaccaacaagcaattggtacGTTGTTTATATTCTCACTTAAATGTCTTAAGTGTTTTGAGTAAATCATTAGTACTAGTGTACTAGCGCCTAGCGGACCCATAGTGCACATTGGGTGGtgatttttaattaaagaaTCGGATTACTAGGAtgagccaaaaaaaaaaaaaaaaaaaaaaaaaaaaaaatactatgtAATCTCTATTTGCTAAGCACGAACAACTGCAAGTGagtttgaaaaaaaaaggttaaaatATCCTTTTAATGGTTATGATATTATTTGCTTGTGGTTGCGTTAGATACTTAGATGGCTTGGAGTATCAAAGAAGGAAACAgtgatatttattttttatttaggcattttttttttgtatatatgataaaaaaaaaaagtattatttaatttgatttttttttttaaaaaaaaaacaaaaattctcCAGGTTTTAAAGGATTATCCAAATTTTATGCGCTCATTTGAGCTTCCTGATGTTCATGTCGTTTCACATTGAGAAAATGGAGTCGGAAGTTGTATTGAAATGAAGGTTATCCGTGATCAGTGGCGAGGTTATGTGGGGGCCTGGGTAGACCATGGCCCCCCCTAAGATTCTAGAAATACTAGTTGGTGGACCGTGCGCGCTCCCCCAAGATATACAAACTTATTTTGCAGAAATGTTATGTAAAAACTgacatagaaaaaaaaataaaggagaCAAATGGTAGCAAGATGGCAAGGGTATAATTGTCCCCACACTATtaataagaataagacaaaaaaaaaattaaggcacaaaatagaataaaatagtaagtgcactattgggtgaatagtaaaaaaaagttcaagGAGTGTTAGGATATAGTAGAAGTTGCACTTGTGAATAACTTTCTCTTCCTTGGTTGAGTTGGCATTTGTTGTTTGCTGCCAAAATGTTATGTTACATGTTCAAATCCAATGGCtaggttttttttaaaaaaactttaTTATTTGTAATATTTGATAAATCTATTGTTCCTTGTTTATGAAATccattatgaaattatattcatttctcaaacttcttttattgttttcattaaaaaaaattagtgctTTAGATTTTTCATGAAGTATTATTCAATGCAAATAGAGAATAAGTATATTGTCCAACAAAATATACGTTTAATACTTAATATATGTTGTTacttagtatatatatatacgttTAATAACTAATATATGTTACTTAATTTTTGTTACCTATCTACTTTAAACATAACAGTACTTAGCCGGTGTTACTTAAAACTTCTTTGTTTATGGTGTCCAACTATATTTTTAGTGTTCGTATCTTCAAATATTAAGAATTTCCAGTCAATTTatattttactataataaacaacaacaaaaaatagttgaattgattaaattcaaataagttaaaataaattgACTTAATATAAATTCAAACAAGGTGGAATAGAACAAAGTCTTAGGTTCATTGTGATCGTGAACCTGTTAAGAAGTCGCAAGTATTATTGCATGTGATGACAAAGTAATAAATTAAGTACTGTAATAATGGACAACCATCAACAATGCAACACTTAGAACTTCAGTGGTTGAGTATATTTATGGTAATTGGACACGACGGGTCGTGCTCAACAGCTCAAGTGCCTTGGGTCTGAAATCTGAATGAGTCATAATCACGCCAAGCCCACTTATTTCCTGGTGGTGCTGAAGATTTCAAAAAGACAGCTTAGGCACCGCCCAAACCTATGTGCTCTTGTGTTGGGTCGTGTCTTCGGACGTAAGCTTAATTTAACTCAACGTGTTTTATTGTGATGTCATGTTTTTTCCTAAATAATGCGGCCCAAGACAATTTCGTATTCATATCAGATTGTGTCGTGTCATTTCTAGTTGAGTATACCgtgtaaaagaaaagaaaaaaacactAGAACTTGAGTAGATAATTTGTATAATGATCTCCGGAGTTGATATTCCATTCCTAGTTTAAACTAACTAAAGAGGATAAAGTTGGGAGCTAATATTCGATTATAAACTTGGTTAAATTAACAACCATCGTAAAGGATATCATGCCATGTCTAAAGGATAATTGATTAATTATAAAGTAGGTGAGCTATTTTCTTGTTGGGAGGAGGAAAGAGACAACATGCTTGATTACAATATGGAAAAACTAAGCTGAGTTATGCCCGAGCCATATCTAGAAATCAATAAATCTAAAGTAACCCGAATCGAAATCAACATATCCTTTATTTGAGCCGTATATTAATCTTAAAAAATTGGATGACCCTAAATCGATCTCCACCCTTAGTAATTCCCTTTTCATAATGCATTCCTCCATTAGTTCATGGATCAGTAGATCATGATTAGCACTAAGCAATAAAATCTTATAGATCGTGGTAACGTTCTACTTATTAAAATTAATGTTAATTAAGCTGGAAATT contains these protein-coding regions:
- the LOC110787924 gene encoding tricalbin-3, yielding MVLLSACARTDFSQFTRVVCPCKIVPPGAVCLNGSWDCGFYVFGCYRSKRRRCFGVNSKKSSSRKWVFRACAVSSDGGGTNFNVDIGTNSARGGAKSVVLSRFSDEFDNDDGDDASRDLSQESIQLGSGFTNFQQDPIVDKLRTQLGVIHPMPTPPINRTVFSLFVFFFFVGVVFDKLWTRLKRKKTDTQLALWRQTPLTFSMFLEKDLQRKESVEWVNMVLGKLWQVYRPGLENWIVGLLQPVIDNIAKPDYVQRVEVKQFSLGDEPLSVRSVERRTSRRMNDLQYQIGLRYTGGARMLLMLSLKFGILPIVVPVGVRDFDIDGELWVKLRLIPTEPWVGAVSWAFVDLPKIKFELSPFRLFNLMAIPVLSTFLTKLLTEDLPRLFVRPKKIVLDFQKGEAVGPVPTDLKSKDAQEKNKDSVGELSVTLVDARNLSYVLYGKTDPYVVLRMGDKKIRSKKNSQTTVIGPPGEPIWNQDFNMLVADPKKQRLYVEVVDSLGFGYMTIGKGEVDLGTLQDTVPTDTVVALTGGWNLFRKRNCGEVLLRLTYKAYVEDEEEEGTKAQVADSVISEDDGSDADEPDLTYKQMPENFMRNKDKESFMDVLAALIVSEEFQGIVTSETGNAKVADDVTSIGTTSPKSQGLAAEPLVDSGVESSKGSALFWLAVITSIAVVIALNVGGPSIFNP